A single window of Arcobacter venerupis DNA harbors:
- a CDS encoding NifS family cysteine desulfurase, giving the protein MEVYLDNNATTIVDPKVYEEMKPFFCDIYGNPNSLHKFGAGTHPKMVEALNFLYEGINASDDDDIIICSNATESINTVIKGIWIDKILNGDKKHIITSEVEHPAVTATCRFLETQGVSVTYLPVNEDGVLEASSVRDFIKEDTALVSIMWANNETGKIFPIKEIGAICKEFGVPFHTDATQAIGKVVVDVQDANVDYLSFSAHKFHGPKGVGGLYVRKGFSLTPLLHGGEQMGGLRAGTVDVASMVGMGWAMKLATSTMAIAYEKNHVSKLRDKLENAILELPETVVIGGKDNRTPNTTLISFRGVEGESMLWDLNQNGIGASTGSACASEDLEANPVMNAFGSDSELAHTGVRFSLSRFNTEEQIDYAIDVIKNAVTRLRNISSSYAYAPSNHKSAL; this is encoded by the coding sequence ATGGAAGTTTATTTAGATAATAACGCAACAACAATAGTAGACCCAAAAGTTTATGAAGAGATGAAACCATTTTTTTGTGATATTTACGGAAACCCAAATTCATTACATAAGTTTGGAGCAGGAACTCATCCAAAAATGGTTGAAGCCTTAAATTTTTTATATGAAGGAATTAATGCATCAGATGATGATGACATTATTATTTGTTCAAATGCAACAGAAAGTATTAATACAGTTATAAAAGGTATTTGGATAGATAAAATTTTAAATGGTGACAAAAAACACATTATTACAAGTGAAGTAGAACACCCAGCGGTAACTGCTACATGTAGATTCTTAGAAACTCAAGGAGTTTCTGTAACTTATCTTCCTGTAAATGAAGATGGAGTTTTAGAAGCTAGTTCTGTAAGAGATTTTATAAAAGAAGATACAGCTCTTGTATCAATTATGTGGGCAAATAATGAAACAGGTAAAATCTTCCCAATTAAAGAAATTGGAGCTATTTGTAAAGAGTTTGGCGTTCCATTTCACACAGATGCAACTCAAGCTATTGGAAAAGTAGTAGTAGATGTTCAAGATGCAAATGTAGATTATTTATCTTTTTCAGCTCATAAATTTCACGGACCAAAAGGTGTTGGTGGATTATATGTAAGAAAAGGTTTTAGTTTAACTCCATTATTGCATGGTGGTGAGCAAATGGGTGGATTAAGAGCTGGAACTGTAGATGTTGCATCAATGGTAGGAATGGGTTGGGCTATGAAACTTGCAACTTCAACTATGGCAATAGCTTATGAAAAAAATCATGTTAGCAAATTAAGAGATAAATTAGAAAATGCAATTTTAGAATTACCAGAAACTGTAGTAATTGGTGGAAAAGATAATAGAACACCAAACACAACTTTAATCTCTTTTAGAGGTGTTGAGGGTGAATCTATGCTTTGGGATTTAAATCAAAATGGAATTGGAGCAAGTACAGGAAGTGCGTGCGCTAGTGAAGATTTAGAAGCAAATCCAGTAATGAACGCATTTGGAAGTGATAGTGAGTTAGCTCATACGGGTGTTAGATTCTCTTTAAGTAGATTTAATACAGAAGAACAAATTGATTATGCGATTGATGTTATCAAAAATGCAGTTACAAGACTAAGAAATATTTCAAGTTCTTACGCTTATGCACCATCAAATCATAAATCAGCTTTATAA
- a CDS encoding iron-sulfur cluster assembly scaffold protein — translation MAKNNLISGSIWDEYSNQVVNRMNNPKHQGEITEERAAELGAKLIVADFGAESCGDAVRLYWAVEESTDKILESKFKSFGCGTAIASSDVMAELCIGKTVDEAVKITNIDVEFALRDNADTPAVPPQKMHCSVMAYDVIKKAAADYKGVDMDSFEEEQIICECARVSLATLKDVIRINKLTTVEQITDYTKAGAFCKSCIKPGGHEAKDIYLVDILKDMTAEMEQEKLKTAADASASGELTFDKMTLVQRIKAIDSILDSDIRPMLVMDGGNMEIIDIKENLPHYDLYIRYLGSCSGCSSGSSGTLYAIESVLQQKIDENLRVLPI, via the coding sequence ATGGCAAAAAATAATTTAATTAGCGGATCAATTTGGGATGAGTACTCAAATCAAGTTGTAAATAGAATGAATAATCCAAAACACCAAGGTGAAATCACAGAAGAAAGAGCAGCTGAATTAGGAGCAAAACTAATCGTTGCAGATTTTGGAGCTGAATCATGTGGTGATGCTGTAAGACTTTATTGGGCGGTTGAAGAATCAACAGATAAAATCTTAGAATCAAAATTCAAATCTTTTGGTTGTGGTACTGCAATCGCATCTTCAGATGTTATGGCAGAACTTTGTATTGGAAAAACAGTTGATGAAGCTGTAAAAATTACAAATATTGATGTTGAATTTGCTTTAAGAGATAATGCAGATACACCAGCAGTTCCACCTCAAAAAATGCACTGTTCAGTTATGGCTTATGATGTTATCAAAAAAGCAGCAGCTGATTATAAAGGTGTTGATATGGATTCTTTTGAAGAAGAACAAATCATTTGTGAATGTGCAAGGGTTTCATTAGCAACTTTAAAAGATGTAATTAGAATTAATAAATTAACAACAGTTGAGCAAATTACTGATTATACAAAAGCTGGTGCATTTTGTAAATCATGTATTAAACCAGGCGGACATGAAGCTAAAGATATTTATTTAGTAGATATTTTAAAAGACATGACAGCTGAAATGGAACAAGAAAAATTAAAAACAGCAGCAGACGCAAGTGCATCTGGTGAATTAACATTTGATAAAATGACATTAGTTCAAAGAATTAAAGCTATTGATTCTATATTAGATTCAGATATTAGACCAATGCTTGTAATGGATGGTGGAAATATGGAAATTATTGATATCAAAGAAAACTTACCTCATTATGATTTATATATCAGATATTTAGGTTCTTGTTCTGGATGTTCGTCTGGAAGTTCAGGAACTTTATATGCAATCGAATCTGTATTACAACAAAAAATTGATGAAAACTTAAGAGTTTTACCAATTTAA
- a CDS encoding LysE family translocator has product MDLQLYLQDFLLLAIAHFLALISPGVDFFIIINSTLKYGKKAGIITAFGIAISNLLYILLALFGIMIIKENIYVFNSLKILGSIYLFYISYYLINSRKRDLFENSIKHEKNSRLVNDFIKGFLSAILNPKNFIFYFTMFSITVEKSTPYFIQTIYAVWMFLAVLLWDIFIVYIISLENVKRIFNNYISLIEKVSALFLSFVAITILYNL; this is encoded by the coding sequence ATGGATTTACAACTATATTTACAAGATTTTTTGCTTTTGGCAATTGCTCATTTTTTAGCGCTAATAAGCCCTGGCGTTGATTTTTTTATTATTATAAATTCAACACTAAAATATGGAAAAAAAGCTGGAATTATTACAGCTTTTGGTATTGCCATTTCAAATTTGCTTTATATATTATTGGCACTTTTTGGAATTATGATTATAAAAGAAAATATTTATGTATTTAATTCTCTAAAGATTTTGGGAAGTATTTATCTGTTTTATATTTCATATTATTTGATTAATTCAAGAAAAAGGGATTTATTTGAAAATTCTATTAAACATGAAAAAAACAGTAGATTAGTTAACGATTTTATTAAAGGATTTTTAAGTGCAATATTAAATCCAAAAAACTTTATTTTTTATTTTACTATGTTTTCAATCACTGTTGAAAAATCTACACCCTATTTTATTCAAACAATTTATGCAGTTTGGATGTTTTTGGCAGTATTACTTTGGGATATATTTATTGTGTATATAATTAGTTTGGAAAATGTAAAAAGGATTTTTAATAATTATATTAGTTTAATAGAAAAAGTCTCTGCCCTTTTCTTAAGTTTTGTGGCAATTACTATTCTTTATAATCTATAA
- a CDS encoding AraC family transcriptional regulator, whose amino-acid sequence MNKTLYFTHKKLEYLELRYSNSNNCYKEHIHNSLSIGAILNGQRTYINKNKSFSLSKNQVAIINPNTIHSCNSNNKIANKLYMLYLSKDWCFNIQKSIFPNIKEFIPFQKELINNKTTYNKFIKLCELLFSNALVSKKEYFLIDFFTSLYKKYNSTFVIEIKDSSIITNITKFLHTNIKEDISLSDLSKEFNLSTFYITKLFKKELNIPVHSYFINLKIEFAKDLLKSRMSISQTALECGFFDQSHFHRNFKKIVAITPKQYQDNFVQ is encoded by the coding sequence ATGAATAAAACACTATATTTTACCCATAAAAAACTAGAATATTTAGAACTTAGATACTCAAATTCAAATAATTGTTATAAAGAGCATATTCACAATAGTTTATCAATTGGAGCTATATTAAATGGCCAAAGAACTTATATAAATAAAAATAAGAGTTTTAGCCTTTCAAAAAATCAAGTGGCAATAATAAATCCAAATACAATACATAGTTGTAATAGTAACAACAAAATTGCAAATAAATTATATATGTTATATTTGTCAAAGGATTGGTGTTTTAATATCCAAAAAAGTATTTTTCCAAATATAAAAGAATTTATTCCCTTTCAAAAAGAGTTAATAAACAATAAAACAACTTATAACAAATTTATAAAATTATGTGAACTACTATTTTCAAATGCTCTAGTTTCGAAAAAAGAGTATTTTTTAATTGATTTTTTCACTTCTTTATACAAAAAGTACAATAGCACTTTTGTTATTGAGATAAAAGATTCTTCGATTATTACTAATATTACAAAGTTTCTTCACACAAATATAAAAGAAGATATTAGTTTAAGTGACTTATCAAAAGAGTTTAATCTTTCAACTTTTTATATAACTAAACTTTTTAAAAAAGAGCTAAATATTCCTGTTCATTCATATTTTATAAATCTAAAAATTGAATTTGCAAAAGATTTATTAAAAAGTAGAATGAGTATTTCACAAACTGCACTTGAGTGTGGTTTTTTTGACCAAAGCCATTTTCATAGAAATTTCAAAAAGATTGTTGCAATTACTCCAAAACAATACCAAGACAATTTTGTACAATAA
- a CDS encoding CBS domain-containing protein, translating into MFAIYNNPDVDFKGTNNDLYALKDVARVNKTYLNPDEQTFDNLIKHQNNEKQHNDSINEALNSYKKMAKIDTSEMIFHVKDIMTKDCVYIDSISTIQEVYDVMEEFKIKQLPIATFGKKILGMIDKEIILNLLMNDIENSKNILEKKIEDIYIPQLITADPITDIRRVAKVMVDFKLHAVPIVDENDILIGIVSKTDIIKAISHIPHLQLWS; encoded by the coding sequence ATGTTTGCAATATATAATAATCCTGATGTTGATTTTAAAGGTACAAATAATGATTTATATGCTCTAAAAGATGTGGCAAGAGTTAATAAAACTTACTTAAACCCAGATGAGCAAACTTTTGATAATCTTATAAAACATCAGAATAATGAGAAACAACATAATGATTCAATTAACGAGGCTTTAAATTCATATAAGAAAATGGCTAAAATTGATACCTCTGAAATGATATTTCATGTAAAAGATATTATGACAAAAGATTGTGTTTATATTGACTCAATATCAACTATTCAAGAAGTTTATGATGTAATGGAAGAGTTTAAAATTAAACAGTTACCAATTGCAACTTTTGGTAAAAAAATATTAGGAATGATAGATAAAGAGATAATTTTAAATCTTTTGATGAATGATATAGAAAATAGTAAAAATATTTTAGAAAAAAAGATTGAAGATATATACATACCACAACTAATTACAGCTGACCCAATAACTGATATAAGAAGAGTTGCAAAAGTAATGGTTGATTTCAAATTACATGCTGTTCCTATTGTTGATGAAAATGATATTTTAATTGGAATTGTTTCAAAAACAGATATTATAAAAGCTATATCACATATTCCTCATTTGCAACTTTGGTCATAA
- the argH gene encoding argininosuccinate lyase, protein MANQNNQILKNTNAQILDEFNASIMFDKELYAQDIRGSIAHSQMLAEQGILTIEEQKAIETGLLQVKNEIESGEFKFSLAYEDIHMAVETRLTEIIGEPGKRLHTARSRNDQVATDFRLYVQDKSLSIKAQLKELVDTFVSVASKHTTTLIPGMTHLQHAQPLNFGYHLLAYANMFKRDFERFESSYERNNYCPLGSAALAGTPHNINRESTSEKLGFNSPTAHAMDTVSDRDFALEILFNISTAMMHISRIAEELILWSSYEFQFVRMSDEYATTSSIMPQKKNPDVPELLRGKTGRVYGNLISLLTVMKGLPLAYNKDTQEDKEGVFDSVKTMEISISILNEVIKTMIVNVDKMQNACKIGHLSATDFADYLVQKQNMPFRTAYYLTKDVVSKANSLNKDISELNIDEIRSSNEELKDINEEILMFLDLRNSMNARTSLGGTSTSQTLSQIEVFKNWLNR, encoded by the coding sequence ATGGCAAATCAAAACAATCAAATTTTAAAAAATACAAATGCTCAAATATTAGATGAATTTAATGCTTCAATAATGTTTGATAAAGAGCTTTATGCACAAGATATCAGAGGTTCAATTGCTCACTCACAAATGTTAGCAGAACAAGGTATTTTAACTATTGAAGAACAAAAAGCAATTGAAACTGGACTTTTACAAGTAAAAAATGAGATTGAAAGCGGAGAGTTTAAATTTTCACTTGCATATGAAGATATTCATATGGCAGTTGAAACAAGACTTACTGAAATCATAGGAGAGCCAGGAAAAAGACTTCACACTGCACGAAGCAGAAATGACCAAGTAGCAACAGATTTTAGACTTTATGTTCAAGATAAATCATTAAGTATAAAAGCACAATTAAAAGAGCTAGTTGATACTTTTGTGTCTGTTGCATCAAAACATACAACTACACTAATCCCTGGCATGACTCACTTACAACATGCTCAACCTCTTAATTTTGGTTATCATTTGTTAGCTTATGCAAATATGTTTAAAAGAGATTTTGAAAGATTTGAAAGTTCTTATGAAAGAAATAACTATTGTCCTTTAGGAAGTGCTGCACTTGCAGGAACTCCACATAATATAAATAGAGAGTCAACTTCAGAAAAATTAGGATTTAATTCTCCAACAGCACATGCTATGGATACAGTTTCAGATAGAGATTTTGCCCTAGAAATTTTATTTAATATAAGTACAGCAATGATGCATATAAGTAGAATTGCAGAAGAACTTATTTTATGGTCATCTTATGAATTCCAATTTGTAAGAATGAGTGATGAATATGCAACAACAAGCTCAATTATGCCACAAAAGAAAAACCCAGATGTTCCTGAATTATTAAGAGGAAAAACTGGTCGAGTTTATGGAAATCTTATTTCACTTCTTACTGTTATGAAAGGTTTACCACTTGCATATAATAAAGATACACAAGAAGATAAAGAGGGAGTTTTTGATTCAGTTAAAACTATGGAAATTTCTATTTCTATTTTAAATGAAGTAATAAAAACTATGATTGTTAATGTAGATAAAATGCAAAATGCTTGTAAAATTGGACATTTGAGTGCAACTGATTTTGCTGATTATTTAGTTCAAAAACAAAATATGCCATTTAGAACAGCTTATTATTTAACAAAAGATGTAGTTTCAAAAGCAAATAGTTTAAATAAAGATATTAGTGAATTAAATATTGATGAAATAAGAAGCTCAAATGAAGAGTTAAAAGATATTAATGAAGAAATTTTAATGTTTTTAGATTTAAGAAACTCTATGAATGCAAGAACATCATTAGGTGGGACATCAACAAGTCAAACACTTAGTCAAATAGAAGTTTTTAAAAATTGGTTAAATAGATAG
- a CDS encoding chemotaxis protein CheV: MSGISSSVEQMTQGHLRNVQQLAVFYTGHSNIYAINIAKVKAFIITEEVAVNDTPKDSNVIAGIATIRGEPVTLINLDAWLGLPALEVKDYKLIIFCEFNHKKIGFLVKDMLDIVEKTTQELRHTEETNSKITYTTYVKVNNKDELCTVFNAEQLLRDIHWTDDGSDEVKKYVDEKLHSEKIILAAEDSGVAREVLSKFFEESGLDYEIYANGTLLIKRLEELNPDKIGMVITDIEMPGTDGYQVASFIKNNKNLAHIPVIVNSSMTTDAVRGKMSQVGVDGFVGKTDISNLFKLTKKFLLR; the protein is encoded by the coding sequence ATGAGCGGTATTAGTAGTAGTGTTGAACAAATGACTCAAGGACATCTTAGAAATGTTCAACAATTAGCTGTATTTTACACTGGTCATAGTAATATTTACGCAATTAATATAGCAAAAGTTAAGGCTTTTATAATTACTGAAGAAGTTGCAGTTAATGACACTCCAAAAGATTCAAACGTTATTGCAGGAATTGCAACAATCAGAGGAGAACCTGTAACTTTAATTAATCTTGATGCTTGGCTTGGACTTCCAGCCTTAGAAGTAAAAGATTACAAACTTATCATCTTTTGTGAATTTAATCATAAAAAAATTGGTTTCCTTGTAAAAGATATGCTTGATATTGTTGAAAAAACTACTCAAGAATTAAGACATACGGAAGAAACAAATTCAAAAATCACTTATACAACTTATGTAAAAGTAAATAATAAAGATGAACTTTGTACTGTATTTAATGCTGAACAACTATTAAGAGATATTCACTGGACAGATGATGGTTCAGATGAAGTTAAAAAATATGTTGATGAAAAACTTCATTCAGAAAAAATAATCTTAGCAGCAGAAGATTCAGGAGTTGCAAGAGAAGTTTTAAGTAAATTCTTTGAAGAATCTGGACTTGATTATGAAATTTATGCAAATGGAACACTTTTAATAAAAAGATTAGAAGAGTTAAATCCAGATAAAATTGGTATGGTAATTACTGATATTGAAATGCCAGGAACTGATGGTTACCAAGTTGCTTCATTTATTAAAAACAATAAAAACTTAGCACATATTCCGGTTATCGTAAACTCTTCAATGACAACAGATGCTGTAAGAGGGAAAATGAGTCAAGTAGGTGTTGATGGATTTGTTGGAAAAACTGATATTTCAAATCTATTTAAATTAACAAAAAAATTCTTACTAAGATAA
- a CDS encoding tRNA threonylcarbamoyladenosine dehydratase, whose translation MKYDRTKKLFGDDVFEKFKDVKLILLGVGGVGSFALDALYNTGIKNITIVDFDTYEESNLNRQMGSIGNIGRIKVEALKEKYPEVTPIHLKITPEWIDNFDFSSYDYILDAIDDVKPKVHLIKKHFTKIISTSGGAKRIDPSKIEYISIWDTYNDPFIKKIRTELKAQGFKKKFKVIFSSELPMCLEKGSFEGVTGSFGLMMASVTIQKLLAKFQK comes from the coding sequence ATGAAATATGACAGAACAAAAAAGCTATTTGGTGATGATGTTTTTGAAAAATTCAAAGATGTTAAACTAATACTTTTAGGTGTTGGTGGTGTTGGAAGTTTTGCTTTAGATGCACTTTACAATACTGGAATTAAAAATATTACCATAGTTGATTTTGACACTTATGAAGAATCAAATTTAAATAGACAAATGGGAAGTATTGGAAATATTGGAAGAATAAAAGTTGAAGCTTTAAAGGAAAAATATCCTGAAGTTACACCCATTCATTTAAAAATTACACCCGAATGGATTGACAATTTTGATTTTTCATCATATGATTATATTTTAGATGCAATTGATGATGTTAAACCAAAAGTTCATCTAATAAAAAAACATTTTACAAAGATTATTAGTACTAGTGGTGGAGCAAAAAGAATTGATCCATCAAAAATAGAATATATTTCTATTTGGGACACATACAATGACCCCTTTATAAAAAAAATAAGAACTGAACTTAAAGCTCAAGGGTTCAAGAAAAAGTTCAAAGTAATTTTTTCTTCAGAGTTACCAATGTGCCTAGAGAAGGGAAGTTTCGAGGGAGTAACTGGTTCATTTGGATTAATGATGGCTTCGGTAACTATTCAAAAATTACTAGCTAAATTTCAAAAATAA
- the greA gene encoding transcription elongation factor GreA, translating to MDKEPMTLAGYNKITGDLEFLKKTERPETVIALEEARQLGDLKENAEYHSAKEKLALIDSQVAELNAVISKAVIIDPSTLPHNKVSFGSTVSLVDSNTEEEFTYMIVGGVESNAEKGMISFNSPLAKQLMGKEEGDEVRATLPGGVKTFEVLGVCYKEIVL from the coding sequence ATGGATAAAGAACCAATGACGCTAGCTGGATACAACAAAATTACAGGTGATTTAGAGTTCTTAAAAAAAACAGAGAGACCTGAAACTGTAATTGCTTTAGAAGAAGCTAGACAATTAGGAGATTTAAAAGAGAACGCTGAATATCACTCTGCAAAAGAAAAATTAGCATTAATTGATTCTCAAGTTGCAGAATTAAATGCAGTTATCTCAAAAGCAGTAATTATCGATCCTTCAACTCTTCCACATAACAAAGTAAGTTTTGGTTCAACTGTTAGTTTAGTTGATTCAAATACAGAAGAAGAATTTACTTATATGATAGTTGGTGGAGTTGAGTCAAATGCAGAAAAGGGAATGATTTCATTTAATTCACCCTTAGCAAAACAACTTATGGGGAAAGAAGAGGGTGATGAAGTTAGAGCTACTCTTCCTGGTGGTGTTAAAACTTTTGAAGTTTTAGGTGTATGTTATAAAGAGATAGTATTGTAA
- the argC gene encoding N-acetyl-gamma-glutamyl-phosphate reductase: MNVAIIGASGYTGLELIKILINHPKFNISYIANSTGDINVQDLHPCLKNVINIDVSLANANEVSKIADLAFLALPHKTSMTFTKELLKLGVKVVDLSADYRLELETYEEHYCEHTDKEHIKDAVYGLPEYFKEDIKTANLIANPGCYPTASLLALLPFVDYIDADAPIFIDAKSGVSGAGKNPSETTHYCQINDNVHAYNPFKHRHMPEIHEKVRILKGKDVSINFVPHLLPLTRGMLVSVFATLKDDIDVNEVLNNAYKDCEFIRLRDKPVDVKSVAGTNFCDLFSAKNGKALFVSSAIDNLLRGASSQAVVNANLLCGYEEYEGIPKIAYVP, translated from the coding sequence ATGAACGTTGCGATTATTGGTGCTAGTGGTTATACTGGTTTAGAACTAATAAAAATTTTAATTAATCATCCAAAATTTAATATCTCTTATATTGCAAATTCAACGGGAGATATAAATGTTCAAGATTTACATCCTTGTTTGAAAAATGTAATAAATATTGATGTTAGTTTGGCAAATGCCAATGAAGTATCAAAAATTGCAGATTTAGCATTTTTAGCACTTCCCCACAAAACTTCTATGACTTTTACAAAAGAGCTTTTAAAGCTTGGTGTAAAAGTTGTAGATTTAAGTGCTGATTATAGATTAGAATTAGAAACTTATGAAGAACATTATTGTGAACATACAGATAAAGAACATATAAAAGATGCTGTTTATGGATTACCTGAATATTTCAAAGAAGATATTAAAACTGCAAATTTAATCGCAAATCCAGGTTGTTATCCAACCGCTTCATTATTAGCATTATTGCCTTTTGTTGATTATATAGATGCAGATGCTCCAATTTTTATAGATGCAAAATCAGGTGTTAGTGGGGCAGGAAAGAATCCAAGTGAAACAACACACTATTGCCAAATAAATGATAATGTTCATGCTTATAATCCTTTTAAACATAGACATATGCCAGAGATTCATGAAAAAGTTAGAATTCTAAAAGGTAAAGATGTTTCTATTAACTTCGTACCTCATTTATTACCTTTAACAAGAGGAATGTTAGTATCAGTTTTTGCAACACTAAAAGATGATATTGATGTAAATGAAGTTTTAAATAATGCGTATAAAGATTGCGAGTTTATAAGACTTAGAGATAAACCAGTTGATGTAAAATCAGTTGCAGGAACAAACTTTTGTGATTTATTTAGTGCAAAAAATGGTAAAGCACTATTTGTAAGTTCTGCCATTGATAATCTTCTAAGAGGTGCATCTTCTCAAGCTGTAGTAAATGCAAATCTTTTATGTGGGTATGAAGAATATGAAGGAATTCCAAAAATAGCCTATGTACCTTAA
- a CDS encoding metallophosphoesterase, with protein MYLNIKQGAIFVADSHYNKKNREFLIFLEKLDKKYIETSQLFLMGDMIDFISGECKYFIKENSDVIELLNKLSEQIEIIYLEGNHDFNLQTLFPNINVIKRENQPLIGKFENKSVSISHGDNFINWKYDLYCKFVRNKIFLKFMNFIDVNYFISIKIENALVKKNICHTIKNFEQIVSNRLKNYNTDIIIEGHYHQGNRYLIDEKEYINIHSLCCQKLYTKIIESKFQGENI; from the coding sequence ATGTACCTTAATATTAAACAAGGAGCTATTTTTGTAGCTGACTCTCACTATAATAAAAAAAATAGAGAATTTTTAATTTTTTTAGAAAAATTAGATAAAAAATATATAGAAACATCTCAACTTTTTTTGATGGGAGATATGATAGATTTTATCTCTGGAGAGTGTAAATATTTTATTAAAGAAAATAGTGATGTAATAGAACTTTTAAATAAATTATCAGAACAAATAGAAATAATCTATTTAGAAGGAAATCATGATTTTAACTTGCAGACTCTTTTTCCAAATATAAATGTAATAAAAAGAGAGAATCAACCTCTTATAGGAAAATTTGAGAATAAAAGTGTTTCTATTTCTCATGGAGATAATTTTATAAATTGGAAATATGATTTATATTGTAAGTTTGTAAGAAATAAAATATTTCTAAAATTTATGAACTTTATTGATGTAAATTATTTTATTTCAATAAAAATAGAAAATGCATTAGTGAAAAAAAATATATGCCATACAATAAAAAATTTTGAACAAATAGTTTCAAATAGATTAAAAAATTATAATACGGACATCATAATTGAAGGACATTATCATCAAGGTAATAGATATTTAATTGATGAAAAAGAGTATATAAATATTCACTCTCTTTGTTGTCAAAAATTATATACAAAAATTATAGAATCAAAATTTCAAGGAGAAAATATATGA